The following are encoded together in the Citrobacter arsenatis genome:
- the rne gene encoding ribonuclease E gives MKRMLINATQQEELRVALVDGQRLYDLDIESPGHEQKKANIYKGKITRIEPSLEAAFVDYGAERHGFLPLKEIAREYFPANYNSHGRPNIKDVLREGQEVIVQIDKEERGNKGAALTTFISLAGSYLVLMPNNPRAGGISRRIEGDDRTELKEALASLELPDGMGLIVRTAGVGKSAEALQWDLSFRLKHWEAIQKAAESRPAPFLIHQESNVIVRAFRDYLRQDIGEILIDNPKVMEMARQHIAALGRPDFSSKIKLYTGEIPLFSHYQIESQIESAFQREVRLPSGGSIVIDSTEALTAIDINSARATRGGDIEETAFNTNLEAADEIARQLRLRDLGGLIVIDFIDMTPVRHQRAVENRLREAVRQDRARIQISHISRFGLLEMSRQRLSPSLGESSHHVCPRCSGTGTVRDNESLSLSILRLIEEEALKENTQEVHAIVPVPIASYLLNEKRTAVNAIETRQNGVRCVIVPNDQMETPHYSVLRVRKGEETPTLSYLLPKLHEEAMALPTEEEYVERKQPEQPALATFAMPDVPPAPALQEPTAKSAAPKAAAATAAVAAQPGLMSRIFGALKSIFGGSEEVKPVEQPAPKAEEKTERQQDRRKPRQNNRRDRNDRRDNRDNRGDRDNRNERSESGENREDNRRNRRQSQQQNADARDNRQQTTDVADKAKSGDEQQAPRRERNRRRNDDKRQAQQEVKELNLAEQPAQDTEQEERVRQPQTRRKQRQLNQKVRFTDSTAVETEVATAPAAVVAETAVAQPTEQPVPAQRTELAKVDLPAVVATEQEDNSEARDSNGMPRRSRRSPRHLRVSGQRRRRYRDERYPVQSPMPLTVACASPELASGKVWIRYPVARPQDQQVEEQRAQEMIPEQAVPVAVEPQVAAAAVEHIVDAPAPVEAAKPEVTIVEPQAAVVETAQVETTHPEVIATPVEEQPQIIAESDAPVAEDIAAKAEPVAEVVTAPAVEAPVEVAISQPEPEVVEEIAEVVETAPVVEDVTAPQEVVAAPVVEAAVVKAEVVVTSVDAEHLHSHATAPMTRAPAPEYVPEAPRQSEWQRPAFAFEGKGAAGGHSATHQATAPATRPQPVE, from the coding sequence ATGAAAAGAATGTTAATTAACGCGACTCAGCAGGAAGAGTTGCGTGTCGCCCTTGTAGATGGGCAGCGTCTGTACGATCTGGATATCGAAAGTCCTGGACACGAACAGAAAAAAGCCAACATCTATAAAGGCAAAATTACCCGTATTGAACCGAGTCTGGAAGCTGCTTTCGTTGATTACGGCGCTGAACGTCACGGTTTCCTCCCGTTAAAAGAAATTGCCCGCGAATACTTCCCCGCCAACTACAACTCCCATGGTCGTCCCAACATCAAAGATGTGTTGCGCGAAGGTCAGGAAGTCATCGTTCAGATCGATAAAGAAGAACGCGGCAATAAAGGCGCTGCGCTGACTACCTTTATCAGCCTGGCGGGTAGTTATCTGGTTCTGATGCCGAACAACCCGCGCGCGGGCGGCATCTCCCGTCGCATTGAAGGCGACGACCGTACCGAATTAAAAGAAGCGCTGGCAAGCCTTGAGCTGCCTGATGGCATGGGGCTTATCGTGCGTACCGCAGGTGTCGGCAAATCCGCCGAAGCACTGCAGTGGGACCTGAGCTTCCGCCTGAAGCACTGGGAAGCGATTCAAAAAGCCGCTGAAAGCCGCCCTGCTCCGTTCCTGATCCATCAGGAAAGCAACGTCATCGTTCGCGCATTCCGTGACTACTTACGTCAGGACATCGGCGAAATCCTCATCGACAACCCGAAAGTCATGGAGATGGCTCGTCAGCACATCGCCGCCCTGGGTCGTCCGGATTTCAGCAGCAAAATCAAACTGTACACCGGTGAAATCCCGCTGTTCAGCCACTATCAAATCGAATCTCAGATTGAGTCCGCGTTCCAGCGCGAAGTGCGTCTGCCGTCCGGCGGCTCAATCGTTATCGACAGTACCGAAGCGCTGACCGCTATCGATATCAACTCCGCTCGCGCAACCCGCGGCGGCGACATCGAAGAAACGGCGTTCAATACCAACCTTGAAGCCGCTGATGAAATTGCTCGCCAGCTGCGTCTGCGTGACCTCGGTGGCCTGATTGTTATCGACTTTATCGATATGACGCCGGTTCGTCACCAGCGTGCGGTTGAAAACCGTCTGCGCGAAGCCGTTCGTCAGGATCGGGCGCGTATTCAGATCAGCCATATTTCCCGCTTCGGTCTGCTGGAGATGTCTCGTCAGCGTCTGAGTCCGTCACTGGGTGAATCCAGCCATCACGTGTGCCCGCGTTGCTCCGGCACCGGTACCGTACGTGATAACGAATCACTGTCGCTGTCTATTCTGCGTTTGATCGAAGAAGAAGCACTGAAAGAAAATACGCAGGAAGTACACGCTATTGTTCCTGTGCCGATCGCTTCCTACCTGCTCAACGAAAAACGTACCGCGGTTAATGCCATCGAGACGCGTCAGAATGGCGTGCGTTGTGTGATCGTGCCAAACGATCAGATGGAAACCCCGCACTATTCCGTGTTGCGCGTACGCAAAGGGGAAGAAACACCTACCCTGAGCTACCTGCTGCCGAAACTGCATGAAGAAGCGATGGCATTACCGACGGAAGAAGAATACGTCGAGCGTAAACAGCCAGAGCAACCGGCGCTGGCCACCTTCGCCATGCCGGACGTTCCGCCAGCCCCAGCTCTGCAGGAGCCTACCGCGAAATCCGCCGCGCCTAAAGCCGCAGCAGCGACCGCAGCCGTCGCCGCACAACCTGGTTTAATGAGCCGCATCTTTGGCGCTCTGAAGTCCATCTTCGGTGGCAGCGAAGAAGTGAAACCGGTTGAACAACCAGCACCGAAAGCTGAAGAGAAAACCGAACGCCAGCAGGATCGTCGTAAGCCGCGTCAGAACAATCGTCGCGACCGTAACGATCGTCGTGATAATCGCGACAACCGTGGTGACCGTGACAACCGTAACGAGCGTTCAGAAAGCGGCGAGAACCGTGAAGATAACCGCCGTAACCGCCGTCAGTCGCAGCAGCAAAATGCGGATGCGCGCGATAACCGCCAGCAAACCACTGACGTCGCAGATAAAGCGAAATCCGGTGATGAGCAGCAGGCTCCGCGTCGCGAACGCAACCGCCGTCGTAACGATGACAAACGTCAGGCACAGCAGGAAGTTAAAGAGCTGAACCTGGCTGAACAGCCTGCGCAGGATACCGAGCAGGAAGAGCGCGTACGTCAGCCTCAGACCCGCCGTAAACAGCGTCAGTTGAATCAGAAAGTTCGTTTCACAGACAGCACCGCAGTTGAAACCGAAGTGGCAACTGCCCCTGCCGCAGTGGTCGCTGAAACCGCTGTTGCTCAGCCAACTGAACAGCCGGTACCGGCACAGCGCACCGAACTGGCAAAAGTTGATCTGCCAGCCGTCGTTGCGACTGAGCAGGAAGACAACAGCGAAGCACGTGACTCCAACGGTATGCCGCGTCGTTCTCGTCGCTCTCCTCGCCATCTGCGCGTAAGTGGACAACGTCGCCGCCGTTACCGTGACGAGCGTTATCCGGTTCAGTCGCCGATGCCGTTAACCGTCGCCTGCGCATCTCCTGAATTAGCGTCCGGTAAAGTTTGGATCCGCTATCCTGTCGCTCGCCCTCAGGATCAGCAGGTTGAAGAGCAGCGCGCCCAGGAAATGATTCCGGAGCAAGCCGTACCTGTCGCCGTAGAGCCTCAGGTTGCTGCAGCTGCCGTTGAGCACATTGTAGACGCCCCTGCGCCAGTTGAAGCTGCTAAACCAGAGGTGACCATTGTTGAACCTCAGGCCGCCGTTGTTGAAACCGCACAGGTTGAAACCACGCATCCGGAAGTCATTGCTACTCCGGTTGAGGAACAACCGCAAATTATCGCTGAATCTGACGCACCTGTTGCTGAAGACATCGCTGCGAAAGCCGAACCTGTCGCTGAAGTCGTGACTGCGCCAGCTGTCGAAGCGCCTGTGGAAGTTGCGATTTCTCAGCCAGAACCAGAAGTGGTTGAAGAGATTGCTGAGGTGGTAGAAACCGCGCCGGTTGTTGAAGACGTTACCGCGCCGCAAGAGGTTGTTGCAGCGCCTGTCGTCGAAGCCGCAGTCGTTAAGGCTGAAGTTGTCGTAACCAGCGTTGACGCAGAACACCTCCACAGCCATGCGACCGCACCGATGACCCGCGCTCCGGCACCAGAGTATGTGCCTGAAGCACCGCGTCAAAGCGAGTGGCAGCGCCCGGCATTCGCCTTTGAAGGTAAAGGTGCTGCAGGTGGACACAGCGCCACGCACCAGGCGACTGCGCCAGCAACGCGCCCGCAGCCCGTTGAGTAA
- the rluC gene encoding 23S rRNA pseudouridine(955/2504/2580) synthase RluC, with the protein MKTETPAVKTVAITADEAGQRIDNFLRTQLKGVPKSMIYRILRKGEVRVNKKRIKPEYKLEDGDIVRIPPVRVAEREEEAISPNLQKVAALTDVILYEDDHILVLNKPSGTAVHGGSGLSFGVIEGLRALRPEARFLELVHRLDRDTSGVLLVAKKRSALRSLHEQLREKGMQKDYLALVRGQWQSHVKTVQAPLLKNILQSGERIVRVNQEGKPSETRFKVEERYAFATLVRCSPVTGRTHQIRVHTQYAGHPIAFDDRYGDREFDKQLADTGLSRLFLHAAALKFTHPGTGEVMRIEAPMDKQLKRCLEVLRSKA; encoded by the coding sequence ATGAAAACAGAGACTCCAGCCGTAAAAACAGTTGCCATTACTGCCGACGAAGCAGGGCAACGCATCGACAACTTTTTGCGCACCCAGCTCAAGGGCGTGCCAAAAAGTATGATTTATCGCATTTTGCGTAAAGGCGAAGTGCGGGTGAACAAAAAACGCATAAAACCCGAGTACAAACTCGAAGACGGGGACATTGTGCGTATTCCACCTGTACGTGTCGCTGAACGTGAAGAAGAGGCTATTTCGCCAAACTTGCAGAAGGTTGCGGCGCTGACCGATGTCATTTTATATGAAGATGACCACATCCTGGTGCTTAACAAACCTTCAGGTACAGCCGTCCATGGGGGAAGCGGGCTAAGCTTTGGCGTCATTGAAGGCTTACGCGCGCTGCGTCCGGAAGCGCGTTTCCTTGAACTGGTGCATCGCCTTGACCGGGATACCTCCGGCGTACTACTGGTGGCTAAAAAACGCTCAGCGCTGCGTTCGTTGCATGAACAACTTCGTGAGAAGGGTATGCAGAAAGACTACCTCGCGCTGGTACGAGGCCAGTGGCAGTCCCATGTGAAAACCGTGCAGGCGCCGCTGTTGAAGAACATTCTGCAGAGCGGCGAGCGTATCGTGCGGGTGAATCAGGAAGGGAAGCCATCGGAAACACGATTTAAGGTAGAAGAGCGCTATGCGTTTGCGACGCTGGTGCGCTGTAGCCCAGTGACCGGACGTACCCACCAGATCCGTGTGCATACTCAATATGCCGGACATCCGATAGCCTTTGACGATCGCTACGGCGACCGCGAGTTCGACAAGCAACTGGCGGATACCGGACTGAGCAGACTGTTTTTACATGCCGCAGCGTTGAAGTTTACTCATCCGGGCACGGGTGAAGTGATGCGAATTGAAGCGCCAATGGATAAACAGTTGAAGCGCTGCCTCGAGGTATTACGCAGCAAAGCCTGA
- a CDS encoding Maf family protein, protein MPQLILASTSPWRRALLEKLAIPFECAAPEVDETPLPGEAPRHLVLRLAQKKAQSLAHRYPSHLIIGSDQICVLDGEITGKPLTEENARQQLLKARGNIVTFYTGLALYNSATGHLQTEVEPFDVHFRHLSETEIEDYVRKERPLHCAGSFKSEGLGIALFERLEGRDPNTLIGLPLIALCQMLRREEMNPLNA, encoded by the coding sequence ATGCCTCAACTTATTCTTGCGTCCACCTCTCCCTGGCGTCGCGCTTTACTTGAAAAACTGGCAATTCCGTTCGAATGCGCAGCACCAGAGGTTGATGAAACGCCGTTACCGGGCGAAGCACCGCGGCACTTAGTCTTGCGACTGGCACAGAAAAAAGCGCAATCACTCGCCCACCGTTATCCATCGCATCTGATTATCGGCTCCGATCAAATTTGTGTTCTTGATGGCGAAATAACCGGTAAACCATTAACAGAAGAAAATGCGCGCCAACAGTTACTCAAAGCCCGTGGTAATATTGTGACGTTTTATACCGGACTGGCGCTGTATAATTCTGCGACCGGACATTTACAAACCGAAGTTGAACCGTTTGACGTGCATTTTCGTCATTTGAGCGAGACAGAGATTGAAGATTACGTACGCAAAGAGCGTCCGCTGCATTGTGCCGGTAGTTTTAAAAGCGAAGGGTTGGGCATTGCACTCTTTGAGCGCCTGGAAGGTCGCGACCCAAACACCTTGATCGGTTTGCCGCTGATCGCACTGTGTCAAATGCTGCGACGAGAAGAGATGAACCCGCTGAACGCCTGA
- the yceD gene encoding 23S rRNA accumulation protein YceD, which produces MQKVKLPLTLDPVRTAQKRLDYEGIYTSDLVERVADSVVSVDSDVECSMSFAIDNQRLAVITGDAKVSVTLECQRCGKPFPLHVHTTYCFSPVRSDEQAEALPEAYEPIEVNEFGEIDLLAMVEDEIILSLPVVPVHDSEHCEVSEADMVFGELPDEAQKPNPFAVLASLKRK; this is translated from the coding sequence ATGCAAAAGGTAAAATTACCCCTGACTCTTGATCCGGTTCGTACGGCTCAAAAACGCCTCGATTATGAAGGTATTTATACTTCTGATCTGGTTGAGCGTGTCGCCGATTCTGTAGTCAGTGTGGACAGTGATGTGGAATGCTCCATGTCGTTCGCTATCGATAACCAGCGCCTTGCCGTTATAACCGGTGATGCGAAGGTATCGGTTACGCTCGAATGTCAGCGTTGCGGGAAACCGTTCCCACTTCATGTTCACACAACATATTGTTTTAGTCCTGTCCGTTCTGACGAGCAGGCTGAAGCACTCCCGGAAGCGTATGAGCCGATTGAGGTTAACGAATTCGGTGAAATCGATCTGCTTGCAATGGTTGAAGATGAGATTATCCTCTCCTTGCCGGTAGTTCCGGTGCATGATTCTGAACACTGTGAAGTGTCCGAGGCGGACATGGTCTTTGGCGAATTGCCTGATGAAGCGCAAAAACCAAACCCATTTGCCGTATTAGCCAGCTTAAAGCGTAAGTAA
- the rpmF gene encoding 50S ribosomal protein L32: MAVQQNKPTRSKRGMRRSHDALTAVTSLSVDKTSGEQHLRHHITADGFYRGRKVIAK, encoded by the coding sequence ATGGCCGTACAACAGAATAAACCAACCCGTTCCAAACGTGGCATGCGTCGTTCTCATGACGCTCTGACCGCAGTCACCAGCCTGTCTGTAGACAAAACTTCTGGTGAACAACACCTGCGTCACCACATCACTGCCGACGGTTTCTACCGTGGCCGTAAGGTAATCGCTAAGTAA
- the plsX gene encoding phosphate acyltransferase PlsX: MTRLTLALDVMGGDFGPTVTVPAALQALNSNSQLTLLLVGDPDTITPLLAKADFEQRSRLQIIPAQSVIASDARPSQAIRASRGSSMRVALELVKEGRAQACVSAGNTGALMGLAKLLLKPLEGIERPALVTVLPHQQKGKTVVLDLGANVDCDSTMLVQFAVMGSVLAEEVVGIANPRVALLNIGEEETKGLDSIRDASAVLKTIPSINYIGYLEANELLTGKTDVLVCDGFTGNVTLKTMEGVVRMFLSLLKSQGEGKKRSWWLLLLKRWLQKSLTRRFSHLNPDQYNGACLLGLRGTVIKSHGAANQRAFEVAIEQAVQAVQRQVPQRIAARLESVYPAGFELLDGGESVNSRTHR; encoded by the coding sequence TTGACACGTCTAACCCTGGCGTTAGATGTCATGGGGGGCGATTTTGGCCCTACCGTGACAGTGCCTGCAGCATTGCAGGCACTGAATTCTAATTCGCAACTCACACTTCTTTTAGTCGGGGATCCCGATACAATCACGCCATTACTTGCCAAAGCTGACTTCGAACAACGTTCACGTCTGCAGATTATCCCTGCTCAGTCAGTTATTGCCAGTGATGCCCGGCCCTCGCAAGCTATTCGCGCCAGTCGTGGAAGCTCAATGCGTGTTGCCCTGGAGCTCGTGAAAGAAGGTCGAGCGCAAGCCTGTGTCAGCGCCGGTAATACGGGGGCGCTAATGGGACTTGCGAAGTTATTGCTCAAACCCCTTGAGGGGATTGAGCGTCCTGCGCTGGTGACGGTTTTACCTCATCAGCAAAAGGGCAAAACGGTGGTGCTGGATTTAGGCGCCAACGTGGATTGTGATAGCACGATGTTGGTGCAATTTGCCGTCATGGGTTCCGTGCTGGCAGAAGAGGTGGTTGGCATTGCCAATCCCCGAGTTGCGTTGCTCAATATCGGCGAAGAAGAAACCAAGGGTCTCGACAGTATTCGGGATGCTTCTGCTGTGCTAAAAACAATCCCTTCCATTAATTATATCGGCTATCTTGAAGCCAATGAGTTACTGACTGGCAAAACTGATGTGTTGGTCTGTGACGGCTTTACAGGTAATGTCACATTAAAGACGATGGAAGGTGTTGTCAGAATGTTCCTTTCACTGCTGAAGTCTCAGGGTGAGGGCAAAAAACGGTCGTGGTGGCTGCTGTTATTAAAACGTTGGTTACAAAAAAGCCTGACAAGGCGATTTAGTCACCTCAACCCCGACCAGTATAATGGCGCCTGTCTGTTAGGATTGCGCGGCACGGTGATTAAGAGTCATGGTGCGGCCAATCAGCGAGCATTTGAAGTCGCGATTGAACAGGCAGTGCAGGCGGTGCAGCGACAAGTTCCTCAGCGAATTGCCGCTCGCCTGGAATCTGTATACCCAGCCGGATTCGAACTGCTGGACGGTGGCGAAAGCGTAAATTCACGAACACACAGATAA
- the fabH gene encoding beta-ketoacyl-ACP synthase III — MYTKIIGTGSYLPEQVRTNADLEKMVETSDEWIVTRTGIRERHIAAPNETVATMGFAAANRAIEMAGIDKEQIGLIVVATTSSTHAFPSAACQIQSMLEIKGCPAFDVAAACAGFTYALSVADLYVKSGAVKHALVVGSDVLARTCDPTDRGTIIIFGDGAGAVVLSASEEPGIISTHLHADGRYGELLTLPNADRVNPENPIHLTMAGNEVFKVAVTELAHIVDETLEANNLDRSALDWLVPHQANLRIISATAKKLGMSMDNVVVTLDRHGNTSAASVPCALDEAVRDGRIKAGQLVLLEAFGGGFTWGSALVRF; from the coding sequence ATGTATACGAAGATTATTGGTACTGGCAGCTATCTGCCTGAACAAGTGCGTACTAACGCCGATTTGGAAAAAATGGTCGAGACCTCTGATGAGTGGATCGTCACTCGTACAGGTATCCGTGAACGCCATATTGCAGCGCCAAATGAAACAGTTGCGACGATGGGCTTTGCCGCCGCAAACCGTGCAATTGAAATGGCGGGCATTGACAAAGAACAAATTGGTCTGATTGTGGTAGCTACCACATCATCCACTCACGCATTTCCAAGCGCGGCATGCCAGATCCAAAGTATGCTGGAGATCAAAGGCTGTCCGGCGTTTGACGTTGCGGCTGCTTGTGCCGGTTTCACCTATGCTCTGAGCGTTGCCGACCTGTACGTTAAGTCTGGCGCAGTTAAGCATGCTCTGGTCGTTGGCTCTGACGTCCTGGCCCGTACCTGCGATCCGACCGATCGCGGAACGATCATTATTTTCGGTGATGGTGCGGGAGCGGTTGTACTGAGTGCATCAGAAGAACCCGGCATTATCTCCACGCATCTGCACGCTGACGGTCGCTATGGCGAACTGTTAACGCTGCCTAACGCCGATCGCGTGAACCCAGAAAACCCGATTCACCTGACGATGGCGGGTAACGAAGTATTTAAAGTCGCGGTGACAGAGCTTGCGCACATCGTTGATGAAACGCTGGAAGCCAATAATCTTGACCGTTCTGCGCTGGACTGGCTGGTGCCGCATCAGGCTAACCTGCGCATTATCAGCGCAACCGCGAAAAAGCTGGGTATGTCAATGGATAACGTTGTCGTGACGCTCGACAGACATGGTAATACCTCCGCGGCCTCCGTACCGTGCGCGCTGGACGAAGCCGTCCGCGACGGGCGTATTAAAGCTGGGCAGTTGGTATTGCTTGAAGCCTTCGGGGGTGGATTCACCTGGGGCTCCGCGCTGGTTCGTTTCTAG
- the fabD gene encoding ACP S-malonyltransferase — MTQFAFVFPGQGSQTVGMLSEMAASYPIVEETFAEASAALGYDLWALTQQGPAEELNKTWQTQPALLTASVALYRVWQQQGGKTPALMAGHSLGEYSALVCAGVIGFADAVRLVELRGKFMQEAVPEGTGGMSAIIGLDDTAIAKACEESAEGQVVSPVNYNSPGQVVIAGHKEAVERAGAACKAAGAKRALPLPVSVPSHCALMKPAAEKLAVELQKITFNAPTVPVVNNVDVKCETAADAIRDALVRQLYSPVQWTKTVEFMASQGVEHLYEVGPGKVLTGLTKRIVDTLTASALNEPAALSAALEQ, encoded by the coding sequence ATGACGCAATTTGCATTTGTGTTTCCGGGGCAGGGGTCCCAGACCGTTGGGATGTTGTCTGAAATGGCAGCAAGCTACCCAATTGTTGAAGAAACTTTTGCTGAAGCATCAGCTGCGCTGGGCTATGATCTGTGGGCGTTGACTCAGCAGGGTCCAGCCGAAGAACTGAATAAAACCTGGCAGACGCAGCCAGCACTGTTGACCGCATCTGTCGCGCTTTATCGCGTATGGCAGCAGCAGGGTGGTAAAACACCTGCACTGATGGCAGGTCACAGCCTGGGTGAATACTCTGCGCTGGTATGTGCGGGTGTTATCGGTTTTGCCGATGCTGTACGTCTGGTTGAACTGCGTGGCAAATTCATGCAGGAAGCGGTTCCGGAAGGCACTGGCGGCATGTCTGCTATTATCGGTCTGGACGACACTGCTATCGCTAAAGCGTGTGAAGAGTCTGCCGAAGGTCAGGTGGTTTCACCGGTAAACTATAACTCACCGGGTCAGGTGGTTATTGCCGGGCACAAAGAAGCCGTAGAACGTGCCGGTGCTGCCTGTAAAGCCGCGGGTGCTAAGCGTGCTCTGCCGCTGCCGGTCAGCGTGCCTTCTCACTGCGCGCTGATGAAACCTGCTGCTGAGAAACTGGCCGTTGAACTGCAGAAAATCACTTTTAACGCGCCGACCGTGCCGGTTGTGAACAACGTCGATGTGAAGTGCGAAACCGCCGCTGATGCTATTCGCGATGCGCTGGTTCGTCAGCTGTATAGCCCGGTTCAGTGGACTAAAACCGTTGAATTTATGGCATCCCAGGGCGTAGAGCACCTGTATGAAGTTGGTCCGGGTAAAGTTCTGACCGGTTTGACGAAACGTATTGTTGACACCCTGACTGCTTCGGCACTGAATGAGCCGGCGGCACTGTCTGCGGCGCTAGAGCAATAA
- the fabG gene encoding 3-oxoacyl-ACP reductase FabG has product MSFEGKIALVTGASRGIGRAIAETLVARGAKVIGTATSGSGAQAISEYLGANGKGLMLNVTDPASIESVLENIRAEFGEVDILVNNAGITRDNLLMRMKDDEWNDIIETNLSSVFRLSKAVMRAMMKKRHGRIITIGSVVGTMGNAGQANYAAAKAGLIGFSKSLAREVASRGITVNVVAPGFIETDMTRALSDEQRAGTLAAVPAGRLGDPKEIASAVAFLASDEASYITGETLHVNGGMYMV; this is encoded by the coding sequence ATGAGTTTTGAAGGAAAAATCGCGCTGGTTACCGGTGCAAGCCGTGGCATTGGCCGCGCAATTGCTGAGACACTCGTTGCCCGTGGCGCGAAAGTTATCGGTACTGCAACCAGCGGAAGCGGCGCGCAGGCCATTAGCGAATACTTAGGTGCAAATGGTAAAGGTCTGATGTTGAATGTGACCGATCCGGCATCTATCGAATCTGTTCTGGAAAATATTCGCGCAGAATTTGGTGAAGTCGATATCCTGGTCAATAATGCCGGGATTACTCGTGATAACCTGTTAATGCGTATGAAAGATGACGAGTGGAACGATATTATCGAAACCAACCTGTCATCTGTTTTCCGTCTGTCAAAAGCGGTAATGCGAGCTATGATGAAAAAGCGTCATGGGCGTATTATCACTATCGGTTCTGTGGTTGGTACCATGGGAAATGCGGGTCAGGCTAACTACGCTGCGGCGAAAGCGGGTCTGATCGGCTTCAGTAAATCACTGGCACGCGAAGTTGCGTCTCGTGGCATTACTGTAAACGTTGTTGCTCCGGGCTTTATTGAAACGGACATGACGCGTGCGCTGTCTGATGAGCAGCGTGCGGGTACGCTGGCGGCAGTACCTGCGGGTCGTCTTGGCGATCCGAAAGAAATCGCCAGCGCGGTTGCATTTTTAGCTTCTGACGAAGCAAGTTACATCACAGGTGAGACTTTGCACGTCAACGGCGGGATGTACATGGTTTAA
- the acpP gene encoding acyl carrier protein: MSTIEERVKKIIGEQLGVKQEEVTNNASFVEDLGADSLDTVELVMALEEEFDTEIPDEEAEKITTVQAAIDYINGHQA; the protein is encoded by the coding sequence ATGAGCACTATCGAAGAACGCGTTAAGAAAATTATCGGCGAACAGCTGGGCGTTAAGCAGGAAGAAGTAACCAACAATGCTTCCTTCGTTGAAGACCTGGGCGCAGATTCTCTTGACACCGTTGAGCTGGTAATGGCTCTGGAAGAAGAGTTTGATACTGAGATTCCGGACGAAGAAGCTGAGAAAATCACTACCGTTCAGGCTGCCATTGATTACATCAACGGCCACCAGGCGTAA
- the fabF gene encoding beta-ketoacyl-ACP synthase II, with protein MSKRRVVVTGLGMLSPVGNTVESTWKALLAGQSGISLIDHFDTSAYATKFAGLVKDFNCEDIISRKEQRKMDAFIQYGIVAGVQAMQDSGLEITEENAHRIGAAIGSGIGGLGLIEENHTSLVNGGPRKISPFFVPSTIVNMVAGHLTIMYGLQGPSISIATACTSGVHNIGHAARIIAYGDADAMVAGGAEKASTPLGVGGFGAARALSTRNDNPQAASRPWDKERDGFVLGDGAGMVVLEEYEHAKARGAKIYAEVVGFGMSSDAYHMTSPPENGAGAALAMVNALRDAAIEAGQIGYVNAHGTSTPAGDKAETQAVKSVFGDAASRVMVSSTKSMTGHLLGAAGAVESIFSILALRDQAIPPTINLDNPDEGCDLDFVPHEARQVSGMEYTLCNSFGFGGTNGSLIFKKI; from the coding sequence GTGTCTAAGCGTCGTGTAGTTGTGACCGGACTGGGCATGTTGTCTCCTGTCGGCAATACCGTAGAGTCTACCTGGAAAGCTCTCCTTGCCGGTCAGAGTGGCATCAGCCTGATCGACCATTTCGATACTAGCGCCTATGCAACGAAATTTGCTGGCTTAGTAAAGGATTTTAACTGTGAAGACATTATCTCGCGCAAAGAACAGCGCAAGATGGATGCCTTCATTCAATATGGAATTGTCGCTGGCGTTCAGGCCATGCAGGATTCTGGCCTCGAAATTACGGAAGAGAACGCCCACCGTATTGGCGCCGCTATTGGCTCCGGTATTGGCGGTCTCGGTCTTATCGAAGAAAACCATACCTCTCTGGTAAACGGTGGACCGCGTAAGATCAGCCCGTTCTTCGTTCCGTCGACGATTGTTAACATGGTGGCAGGTCACCTGACCATCATGTACGGCCTGCAAGGGCCAAGCATCTCCATCGCGACTGCCTGTACTTCAGGCGTACATAACATCGGTCATGCCGCACGTATCATTGCATACGGTGATGCAGATGCGATGGTTGCGGGTGGTGCAGAAAAAGCCAGTACGCCGCTGGGCGTGGGTGGTTTTGGCGCTGCACGTGCGCTGTCTACACGTAATGATAACCCGCAAGCGGCGAGCCGCCCGTGGGATAAAGAGCGTGATGGCTTTGTGCTGGGCGACGGCGCAGGCATGGTGGTACTGGAAGAGTACGAGCATGCGAAAGCGCGCGGTGCAAAAATCTATGCTGAAGTGGTTGGCTTTGGGATGAGCAGCGATGCTTACCATATGACGTCACCACCGGAAAACGGTGCAGGTGCTGCGCTGGCAATGGTCAACGCGCTGCGTGATGCGGCTATCGAAGCGGGGCAAATCGGCTATGTTAACGCACATGGTACGTCCACCCCTGCAGGCGATAAAGCTGAAACCCAGGCAGTGAAATCCGTCTTTGGTGATGCTGCTAGCCGTGTGATGGTGAGCTCCACCAAATCCATGACCGGACACCTGTTGGGTGCGGCGGGCGCGGTAGAGTCAATTTTCTCTATTCTGGCGCTGCGCGATCAGGCTATTCCGCCAACCATCAACCTGGATAATCCGGATGAAGGTTGCGACCTGGACTTCGTGCCACACGAAGCGCGTCAGGTAAGCGGTATGGAGTACACCCTGTGTAACTCCTTTGGCTTCGGTGGCACCAACGGTTCTTTGATCTTTAAAAAGATTTAA